The genomic interval AGGCTGTGCCTGGTATGAATACGAGACCGACAACGGATAAGGTTAAGGAAGCTATTTTTAGCATGATTGGACCTTACTTTGACGGAGGAATAGCACTGGATCTGTTCGCAGGTACAGGTGGATTGGGTATCGAGGCTTGGAGCAGAGGCATAGAACGTACTGTTTTTGTTGATCGGGAAAGAATAAGCATTGATACGATTCGTCAAAATGTTGAAACGGCGAAGATGGGAAGCGCTGCTGAAATTTATAAAAATGATGCGGAGCGCGCATTGAAAGCGCTAGCGAAGCGGGAGCAAAAGTTCCGGCTTGTTTTTCTTGACCCGCCATACAAAATGATTACGATGGATAGTCTTATGACACAGCTTGCCCAAAATAAGATGCTTGAGCCGGATGCGATTATCGTAGTCGAGCACGATGCAGCTCACCGTTACCCGGAGAAGCTGGAATATTTTGACCAACTGAAGCATGCGAAATACGGGGATATTGCCGTTTCTATATATCAATATTACAGCGATGACAGTCATCAAGACGGGAGTGAATCCGATGTTAACGAATAAACAAGAGCGCGTTGCTGTATATCCAGGCACGTTTGACCCTGTAACTTATGGCCATTTGGATATTATTCGAAGGTCTGCCAAACAATTTGATCGGTTAATCGTTGCCGTATTGAACAATTCGAGTAAAAATCCTTTGTTCAGTGTGGAGGAGCGCAAAGCGCTGCTTACAGAAGTGACGCGCGATATTCCAAATGTGGAAATTGACAGCTTCCGGGATTTGCTCGTTCGATTTATGAAAACACGGCAAGCAAACGTCATTATTAGAGGCATTCGTTCGGTAACTGATTTTGAATACGAGCTGCAGCTCGCTTCAACTAATCATTTGCTAGATGATGAAATAGATACGATGTTTATGATGACGAATCCGAAGTATTCCTACTTAAGCTCGAGCATCGTAAAAGAAATTGCACAATTTCATGGCGCAGTGTATGAGCTGGTACCGCCAATTGTGGAGAAGCAGCTAAGAGAGAAATATAACTCGAAAATATAAATAAATGTTTGAAAAAGCCATTGTTTATCTTATTTTGGATTATATCGACTTACCTGTTCTCCGGAATGGCAGAAGAATGAGGGATACAAGCAGTCCCAAAAGAGTGAGTAGGATGCAGGCTGATAGGGAGAACTGCCATAAAAATGGTAAATCATTTGCATTTATGATTTCAGCGATAGTGTGTTTCATCGAGTAAGGATCAGATGGCGCCAACGTTGGCGTTGCTCCAGGTTCGAGTATTGGACGAAGTAATGAAGTGAGCGGCTTCCACAGAATGATCATAAATACACAAGCATGGAGAGCATGAACGATTCTCCATAATGCGAATGGGAGCAGCTTAAGGTCCGTACCAGTAATGGAATATCCAGCTTGTAAAATGCCGCTTAGACCGCTCCATGCAAGCACAGTTGCGATAGCGGCAGCATTCCCGAGCATGCCGGCTCCGGGAGCATCCCAGATCGCAGCCGCATAAGCACCCATATGACCTTCAAAAAAAGCTTGGCTAATAAAGTTTAGCCCAGCCTTATCCAGCCATGGAGAGAGCAGCGGCTCTGATAATTTTGCAAGCACAGCAGCAAAAATCATAAATCCGCCGATCATCATAAGCTTCTGAACGCTTGCTGCAACAGAGTCGCCAAGCGTTTTGCCGAAGCTGCGGCCATCCTGCTCTCTTCCGAGGCGAAATGCCTCTGCCGCTCGATGAAGGATGGTGCTGC from Paenibacillus sp. FSL K6-3182 carries:
- the rsmD gene encoding 16S rRNA (guanine(966)-N(2))-methyltransferase RsmD, giving the protein MRVIAGEAKGRTLKAVPGMNTRPTTDKVKEAIFSMIGPYFDGGIALDLFAGTGGLGIEAWSRGIERTVFVDRERISIDTIRQNVETAKMGSAAEIYKNDAERALKALAKREQKFRLVFLDPPYKMITMDSLMTQLAQNKMLEPDAIIVVEHDAAHRYPEKLEYFDQLKHAKYGDIAVSIYQYYSDDSHQDGSESDVNE
- a CDS encoding nucleoside recognition domain-containing protein, with the protein product MAKTVMLAFLSILLVVAIIIQPDAAFQASLQGLTVWWNIVFPGLLPFLVLFELIAAFGLTHALGSLLQPLMSRLFRLPGEAALTIVLGWMGGYPAGAEATASLRKRNVVTKQQGQRLLALAHMPNPLFMLVVIGAGFLHKPIVGVIIAAAVWISALWVMFIMTLFRRKEQSGQERSDQEQPGRQLGQKQSVTANDEEHRSTILHRAAEAFRLGREQDGRSFGKTLGDSVAASVQKLMMIGGFMIFAAVLAKLSEPLLSPWLDKAGLNFISQAFFEGHMGAYAAAIWDAPGAGMLGNAAAIATVLAWSGLSGILQAGYSITGTDLKLLPFALWRIVHALHACVFMIILWKPLTSLLRPILEPGATPTLAPSDPYSMKHTIAEIINANDLPFLWQFSLSACILLTLLGLLVSLILLPFRRTGKSI
- the coaD gene encoding pantetheine-phosphate adenylyltransferase; the encoded protein is MLTNKQERVAVYPGTFDPVTYGHLDIIRRSAKQFDRLIVAVLNNSSKNPLFSVEERKALLTEVTRDIPNVEIDSFRDLLVRFMKTRQANVIIRGIRSVTDFEYELQLASTNHLLDDEIDTMFMMTNPKYSYLSSSIVKEIAQFHGAVYELVPPIVEKQLREKYNSKI